A genomic region of Oscillospiraceae bacterium contains the following coding sequences:
- a CDS encoding glycine C-acetyltransferase has translation MKTALKYFKEVCETIEKEGLTKNEKVITSPQGSKVQLNDGREVINMCANNYLGLANNSEVIKAAKNSYNEYGYGLSSVRFICGTQKLHKDLEEKLSKFLGTEDTILYSSCFDANGGLFETLLGPEDAIISDELNHASIIDGIRLCKAQRFRYKNNDMDDLRSKLEEAKNCRIKLIATDGVFSMDGIVANLKCICELAEEYDALVMVDDSHAAGFMGDTGRGTPEYCGVSGKIDIITGTFGKALGGASGGFTSGRKEIIDLLRQRSRPYLFSNTLAPAVAAGSLKVLEIIENDFSMREKLFNNTKLFAEKIKKIGLDVMDGGTPIIPVMLYDEHKAVEMAKRMMEKGVYVVAFSYPVVPKGKARIRTQLSAALSEEDILYIVDCFKQVKDEMNL, from the coding sequence ATGAAAACAGCATTAAAGTATTTTAAAGAAGTATGCGAAACCATCGAAAAGGAAGGACTTACAAAAAATGAAAAGGTAATAACTTCTCCGCAGGGCAGCAAGGTTCAGCTCAATGATGGCAGGGAAGTTATCAATATGTGTGCAAACAATTATCTTGGATTGGCAAACAATTCTGAGGTCATTAAGGCTGCAAAAAACAGCTATAATGAATATGGTTACGGCTTATCATCCGTTCGCTTTATTTGCGGTACGCAGAAGCTTCATAAAGATTTGGAAGAAAAGCTCAGTAAATTTCTTGGTACTGAAGATACGATTTTGTATTCTTCATGCTTTGATGCAAACGGTGGACTTTTTGAAACTTTACTTGGCCCTGAAGATGCCATCATCAGTGATGAATTAAACCACGCAAGTATTATAGATGGAATCAGACTTTGTAAAGCACAAAGATTTCGTTATAAAAATAATGATATGGATGATTTACGATCAAAGCTTGAAGAGGCAAAGAATTGTCGTATAAAACTTATAGCAACAGATGGCGTATTCTCTATGGATGGCATTGTAGCAAATTTAAAATGTATCTGCGAGCTTGCAGAAGAATACGATGCACTTGTTATGGTGGACGATAGTCATGCTGCAGGCTTTATGGGAGATACCGGCAGAGGAACACCGGAATATTGTGGTGTCAGCGGTAAAATAGATATTATAACGGGGACCTTTGGCAAAGCACTTGGTGGTGCATCAGGTGGTTTTACCTCGGGAAGAAAAGAGATTATTGATTTACTGCGTCAACGTTCCAGACCTTACCTTTTTTCAAACACGTTGGCACCGGCAGTTGCTGCAGGTTCGTTAAAAGTGCTTGAAATCATTGAAAACGATTTTTCCATGAGAGAAAAGCTTTTCAATAATACTAAACTATTTGCTGAAAAGATTAAAAAAATCGGGCTTGATGTTATGGATGGTGGTACTCCAATTATTCCGGTTATGCTTTATGATGAACATAAGGCTGTTGAAATGGCAAAACGTATGATGGAAAAAGGTGTATATGTTGTTGCATTTTCCTATCCTGTAGTTCCAAAAGGCAAAGCAAGAATAAGAACTCAGCTTTCAGCGGCACTTAGCGAAGAAGATATTTTGTACATTGTAGATTGTTTTAAGCAAGTAAAAGATGAAATGAATCTTTAA